The following coding sequences lie in one Palaemon carinicauda isolate YSFRI2023 chromosome 7, ASM3689809v2, whole genome shotgun sequence genomic window:
- the LOC137643844 gene encoding transient receptor potential channel pyrexia-like produces the protein MIHRKILFTRSDSLDDAPPETPVFRGPQPDSRFALLVESLKTRNLIGVRAQLARGLPLNHREAAKGNRTPLIYAVKHDFLEAVVELLGRGANVAIADGNGVTPLHMAAASGQIALVKLLLSHGASPDPVDDHSRTPLHYAARAANQDPSDIGIVSVVETLLRAGAFRGRRDKEGRIPLHNAATAGSPKLIKALVNSKHKATLNLKENEGRTPLHCAVLGGRSLEAVKVLIQLGCTLDARDAQGYTSMHLVAARQVNYVDDEFDGACLELLLSQGASVSAKTDDGYNALSLALRRTMWWGRLKSKDYVQHAVELLVSKGSCIQDGFAMWRMVESFPSLVPVALNRSVSSNTSVRDSPHLRIDFDFGPLTVNAKHLREISRQSPLNPQSELPSPLLKDREVAMLHYILWAGRKNLLRHPICNTFLHLKWCKVRKYFLANVIFYLLFVLSLTGFLLSSKNCNTSTNLAEIQLNYSNGSNITQECWWAGKEPGLVGFTWWCLVIFYGILTLREIVQVLQNPILYIKNVGNLFDASLVVCVPQLLVTIFPDEEDPIATCCLALWQQKVGAIAIILAWVRLMLFTGQFPSCGVYIVMFSTVAKNVLKFLAMYACVLVAFAFGFYVLMRPTKPTFSSPAISLVTSLVMMTGELDYESVFLQDENSPAFLSILILVVFIIIVFIILSNLLVGLAVSDMYAIRQRSEVLRLTRHVELMTQIEALFHSRFIPKKVTKFFLKNISITKGLQKPSVSVFPNRRNGFIDSMFLLLSKLLPSRRFLIKVFEIFVSGFIAPEHEPSLPKELLVETVNIALREHELDKRDRLLHFRAHQSGLAGQHKYLSFQQPLLTNQTTLTSKSNVIRTASTGPRNSWRWTFASDTDVEDDIENVHQVVQTQPSVRTSWLGSVPVRTVAPDPNARFDELRVMVLSLQSTVESLVTIIQQQQQSSETSPLTQRNRRVILAENTNNEISI, from the exons ATGATCCATCGTAAAATACTCTTTACGCGCAGTGACTCTTTAGATGACGCACCACCTGAGACTCCAGTCTTCCGTGGTCCACAGCCAGATTCAAGATTCGCTTTGCTGGTGGAGTCCCTTAAAACTCGAAATTTAATTGGAGTTCGAGCTCAGCTAGCTCGAGGTTTACCACTTAATCATCGTGAAGCTGCTAAAGGCAACAGAACACCTCTTATCTATGCAGTAAAACATGATTTCCTGGAAGCTGTGGTTGAATTGCTTGGCCGAGGAGCCAATGTGGCTATTGCTGATGGAAATGGGGTAACTCCCCTTCATATGGCCGCTGCAAGTGGACAAATAGCACTGGTAAAATTACTGCTGTCCCATGGTGCATCTCCAGATCCGGTGGATGACCATTCTCGCACTCCACTGCATTATGCAGCCAGGGCTGCCAATCAAGATCCAAGTGATATAGGAATTGTGAGTGTTGTAGAAACTCTTCTCAGGGCTGGAGCATTCCGTGGTAGACGAGATAAAGAAGGACGTATCCCCCTTCACAATGCTGCTACTGCAGGAAGTCCCAAATTAATTAAAGCTCTTGTAAACTCGAAACACAAAGCTACGTTAAATTTAAAAGAGAATGAAGGCCGTACACCACTCCACTGCGCTGTTCTTGGAGGAAGATCCTTAGAAGCTGTTAAGGTTCTTATACAATTAGGGTGTACATTGGATGCAAGAGATGCCCAAGGATACACATCGATGCACTTGGTTGCAGCAAGACAGGTGAATTATGTAGATGATGAGTTTGATGGGGCATGTTTAGAATTGCTGTTGTCACAAGGAGCATCTGTCTCGGCAAAAACTGATGACGGCTACAATGCCCTTTCACTTGCATTGCGTCGAACGATGTGGTGGGGTCGACTTAAATCAAAGGATTATGTGCAGCATGCTGTGGAACTATTAGTTAGCAAAGGTAGCTGCATACAAGATGGCTTTGCAATGTGGAGAATGGTAGAAAGCTTCCCTTCCCTTGTACCTGTTGCCCTTAACAGATCAGTTTCCAGTAACACATCTGTTCGGGATTCCCCCCATCTCCGTATTGATTTCGACTTTGGACCGCTAACAGTAAATGCTAAACATCTCCGTGAAATCAGCCGCCAGTCACCTTTAAATCCGCAATCAGAATTACCATCCCCATTACTAAAAGACAGAGAAGTTGCCATGCTCCATTACATTCTGTGGGCaggaaggaaaaatttattaagacATCCTATCTGCAATACATTCCTGCACCTTAAATGGTGCAAAGTTCGTAAATACTTCCTAGCAAATGTGATATTTTATCTCCTATTTGTGTTGAGTCTTACTGGCTTTCTGCTTTCGTCCAAAAATTGTAACACCTCAACAAACTTGGCCGAGATCCAATTAAACTATTCAAATGGCAGCAACATAACCCAAGAGTGCTGGTGGGCTGGAAAAGAACCTGGTTTAGTTGGATTCACATGGTGGTGTTTAGTGATATTTTATGGTATACTGACTTTACGGGAAATAGTTCAAGTTTTACAGAATccaattttgtatataaaaaatgtaGGGAACCTCTTTGACGCATCTTTGGTGGTGTGTGTCCCTCAACTGTTGGTGACTATATTCCCAGATGAAGAGGATCCAATTGCAACATGTTGCTTAGCTTTGTGGCAACAAAAAGTTGGGGCAATTGCTATAATACTAGCGTGGGTAAGACTTATGCTTTTCACAGGACAGTTTCCAAGCTGTGGTGTGTATATTGTTATGTTTTCAACTGTGGCGAAAAACGTGCTCAAATTCCTTGCAATGTATGCGTGCGTATTGGTGGCTTTTGCATTCGGGTTTTATGTTTTAATGAGGCCCACTAAGCCAACCTTCAGCTCTCCAGCAATTTCTCTAGTAACATCTCTT GTAATGATGACTGGGGAGCTAGACTATGAGTCAGTCTTTCTTCAGGATGAAAACAGCCCCGCCTTTCTGAGTATTCTTATTCTTGTGGTGTTTATCATAATTGTATTCATCATTCTCTCAAACCTTTTAGTGGGTCTTGCTGTCAGTGATATGTACGCAATACGACAGAG gtcggaGGTTTTGCGTTTAACAAGACACGTGGAATTAATGACTCAAATCGAAGCCTTGTTCCATAGCCGTTTCATACCAAAGAAGGTTACTAAGTTCTTCTTGAAAAATATAAGCATTACTAAAGGACTGCAAAAGCCTTCCGTTAGTGTTTTCCCAAACCGCAGAAATGGGTTTATTGATAGTATGTTTCTCCTTTTGTCCAAGCTATTACCTTCTAGAAGATTTCTAATAAAAGTATTTGAAATCTTTGTATCAGGATTTATAGCTCCAGAACATGAACCATCTCTACCAAAAGAACTTCTAGTGGAAACTGTTAATATTGCACTAAGAGAACATGAATTGGACAAACGTGACCGCCTCCTCCATTTTCGGGCTCATCAATCCGGCTTAGCAGGACAACATAAATATTTGTCATTCCAGCAGCCACTACTAACTAATCAAACTACTTTAACGAGCAAGTCTAATGTAATAAGAACAGCCTCAACAGGACCAAGGAACTCATGGCGCTGGACATTTGCAAGTGATACCGACGTAGAAGACGATATAGAAAATGTTCATCAGGTAGTACAAACACAGCCATCTGTTCGTACATCATGGCTGGGTTCTGTTCCTGTGCGAACTGTTGCTCCCGATCCCAATGCTAGATTTGATGAACTCCGAGTAATGGTTTTGAGCCTTCAGTcaacagttgaaagtttagtgacaattatacagcagcagcagcaatcgtCTGAGACTTCGCCACTTACACAAAGAAACAGACGAGTTATTCTGGCAGAAAACACGAATAACGAAATCAGTATCTAG